One genomic window of Arachis stenosperma cultivar V10309 chromosome 10, arast.V10309.gnm1.PFL2, whole genome shotgun sequence includes the following:
- the LOC130956056 gene encoding uncharacterized protein LOC130956056 produces MGNYLALCRPISGSCISSNHGNKVVRVAKPDGKVLEFRTPIHVKEILSNFQAFGSVGISKVSSESLSPDYELKPGRLYYLLPSQGVKEQGNNNNNNNNGLKRIKVVITKQQLQQLVTKQISVEDILSEVHLQTVGAHNNRKPKLDCIPEEN; encoded by the coding sequence ATGGGAAATTATCTTGCTCTTTGTAGACCCATTTCAGGATCTTGTATATCATCAAATCATGGTAATAAAGTTGTGAGGGTAGCCAAACCAGATGGGAAGGTCCTAGAATTTAGGACCCCAATCCATGTCAAAGAAATCTTGTCAAATTTTCAAGCTTTTGGAAGTGTTGGTATCTCGAAGGTATCCTCAGAATCACTCTCCCCAGATTATGAGTTGAAGCCAGGAAGATTATACTACTTGCTTCCATCTCAAGGAGTCAAAGAGCAAggtaataacaataataacaacaataatggcttAAAGAGGATCAAAGTTGTCATAACAAAGCAGCAGCTTCAACAGTTAGTGACCAAACAGATCTCTGTAGAGGATATACTCTCAGAGGTTCATCTTCAAACAGTTGGTGCTCATAATAATAGGAAGCCAAAATTGGACTGTATACCTGAAGAAAATTGA
- the LOC130956328 gene encoding small heat shock protein, chloroplastic, protein MAMAQAMAVSLSTTTSSSPLLSQKAGHSASTSSMAFFPQRKPLSRLGRVRAQANDDNKDNSVDVHVTKGSSNDQGTAVERKPRRPVMDISPFGLLDPWSPMRSMRQMLDTMDRIFEDTMSMSFPGRAAGGAGEIRAPWDIKDEEHEIKMRFDMPGLSKEDVKVSVEDDMLVIKGGQKMEEGGDDSWSAKSYSSYDTRLMLPDNCQKDKVKGELKNGVLYITIPKTKVERKVIDVDIQ, encoded by the exons ATGGCTATGGCTCAAGCAATGGCAGTGTCGTTGTCAACTactacttcttcttctccccTGCTGTCCCAAAAAGCAGGGCACTCTGCTTCAACTTCTTCCATGGCCTTCTTTCCGCAGAGGAAACCATTGTCAAGGTTGGGAAGGGTGAGAGCTCAGGCTAATGACGACAACAAAGACAACTCTGTCGACGTTCATGTTACCAAAGGTAGTAGCAACGACCAAGGCACCGCGGTGGAAAGGAAGCCTCGCAGGCCTGTTATGGACATTTCACCATTCG GTCTGTTGGATCCATGGTCACCAATGAGGAGCATGCGGCAAATGCTGGACACAATGGACCGAATTTTCGAAGACACAATGTCAATGTCATTCCCCGGAAGAGCCGCGGGAGGAGCAGGCGAAATTCGAGCCCCGTGGGACATCAAAGATGAAGAGCATGAGATAAAGATGCGGTTCGACATGCCGGGACTATCGAAGGAAGATGTGAAGGTGTCTGTGGAGGATGACATGCTCGTTATCAAAGGTGGTCAAAAGATGGAAGAAGGTGGTGATGATTCTTGGTCTGCAAAGAGCTATAGTTCCTATGATACCCGTTTGATGCTCCCTGATAACTGCCAGAAGGACAAGGTCAAAGGGGAGTTGAAGAATGGTGTGCTTTACATTACAATTCCTAAGACTAAGGTTGAACGCAAGGTCATTGATGTTGATATTCAGTGA
- the LOC130957228 gene encoding uncharacterized protein LOC130957228: MPGPVKNAKNMEAFNIFQCHKFILVGVDYFSKWVEAIPLREVTYNEIIDFIEEHIVHRFGIPQSITTDQGTMFIGKKPRNWHQTLSQVLWAYRNSPRGSTRTAPYKLVYGHDAVLSIDINLQSIRVARQDEIPVVDYWDSLHDELNELDDERLRVLERVIQQKEIMSKSYNRRVKAKTFAVGNLVWKTILPIERKSKTYGKWSPTWEGPYVVDKVYPGNAYKIIEIGSGRRIPSINGKYLKVYRPGIHEINIPHA, from the exons ATGCCAGGTCCTGTGAAGAATGCTAAAAACATGGAAGCCTTCAACATATTCCAGT GTCATAAGTTCATTTTGGTTGGTGTTGATTATTTctctaaatgggtagaggctATCCCTCTAAGGGAGGTGACTTACAATGAAATAATAGATTTTATTGAGGAGCATATTGTGCATAGGTTTGGAATTCCTCAGTCTATTACCACTGATCAAGGAACCATGTTTATTGGGAAAAAG CCAAGAAATTGGCACCAAACTCTCAGTCAAGTTCTTTGGGCTTACCGAAATTCTCCGAGAGGATCTACTAGAACCGCCCCGTATAAGTTAGTTTACGGTCATGATGCAGTGTTGTCAATTGATATTAATCTGCAAAGTATAAGGGTGGCTAGACAAGATGAGATACCAGTAGTAGATTATTGGGATTCTTTGCATGATGAGCTTAATGAACTAGATGACGAAAGGTTAAGAGTTTTAGAGCGGGTGATTCAACAAAAAGAGATTATGTCAAAATCATACAACCGCCGTGTTAAAGCAAAGACATTTGCAGTTGGAAATTTAGTGTGGAAAACAATCTTGCCTATAGAAAGAAAGTCAAAAACTTATGGTAAGTGGTCTCCAACTTGGGAAGGACCTTATGTAGTTGACAAGGTTTACCCTGGAAATGCCTATAAGATTATTGAAATCGGATCAGGAAGAAGAATTCCTTCaataaatggaaaatatttaaaagtatataggCCAGGCATACATGAGATAAACATTCCACATGCTTAA